The sequence GCCCGCGCCGCCGACCAGGCCCCGGCCGGTGAGGCTCCCAGCGCCGCCGCCCTGGCCCGGGAGACCAGCGTGGCCTCCGAACTGGCGGCCATGGGGCTCGAGGTGCGGACCAAAGTAGGCCTGATCGTCGCCTTCGGCGACGCCGGCATCGTCAACGCGGCCGTCGCCCACTTCGCCGACGAGGACCCCATCGCCCTGTTCACCGGCCCCGACGAGACCGGCACCGGCTACCTGCTGATCCGGGGCACCAGCATCGCCCCGTGGATCGGCTTCACCCCCGGATCCGGCGTCGCCATCCAGTCGGTCAGCAACGAAACCGACGACGAGGTCGTCGTCTACGACCAGGCCACCGGCCATCTCAACGTCGCCGAGGACCACCACACGGCGGAGAACCTGCCCCGGCCCCACACCCCCTCGGGCAAGGCCAACCGCGCCGGCGCCACACACAGCGCCGTCGCCCTCCATGGACCTGACGGCGTCCTGTCCGGCAACCAGACCGAGATCCCCGTCCACATCCCGATCAACATCTGCGGCACCGCGGGCGGCGTCGTCAGCATTCTCCACCCGGGACTCGGCGCCATTGCCAGCTGTACCCACACGGACTGATCCGGCCCCCGCACACACCGGCCGGCCGACACGGGAGATGCCGGCCGCGCGTCCAGCGGCCGTGGTCCGGGTGGCCGCGGTACCCCCTGTGCGCACGTCCCAGCGCATCGCGGTGACCACCGTCGCGGGCGTGCCGCCATCCGGGCGAGGTCCTCGGAGAGCTGTGGGTGGGCGAGCAGACGTGCCAGCCCGAGGAGGGCGACGGCGCCGGGAGCAGAGCGCATCACTCAAGGGCGGCGCACAGCGCCGCCGGTCGCCCGAGCACGGGGCCGAGTTCATCGTCAACGACGCCAGGTTCTGGGGCGCCCCGGACGCGCAGACGGCGGAGACGGCGGAGACCGTGCCGCTACGGCACCGTCGACGCCCAGGGCCGGGACCGGGTCGATCCCGAACCGCAACGGCGCGCCGTCCGGCGGGACCACCCCGGCCGGCCACCGGGCCCGCGGTGTCCGGGCCGGTGCCGCTGCCGACGGCGGAGCAGGGCGCGGCCCTCGTTCTCGCGGGCGCCGATGACGAGGTCGCCGCCGTTGACGTCCTCGCCCCCGGCGGGATCCGCGGCCAGCAGGTGCAACTCCGCTCCGTGCGCTTCTCCTGACGCACACCCCGCAACGGCCCGGCAGACCGCCGGGCCGTTGCGCACCACCACGACCACCGTCCCGACACCCGCACGATCGGACTCCCCGCGCCGTCCCGGATGGCCGGAAGGCCCGCCGCCGGTTACGTTCGACCACAGACGCACACAGTCAGCAAATAGGAACAGACCGTGATGTTCGTGTCCGACAGTGTGTACCCATCCCCATGAACGGAGCCGAGGATGACCGATCACGTACAGGTCCGGAAAGTCACCGCAACGGCGCTGCGCCACCGCGTGCGCCTGGGCGTCGCCGCCCTGGCCGTCGCGGCACTCCCGCTCGCGGCCCTCTCCCCGGCCCGCGCCGCCGACCAGGCCCCGGCCGGCGAGGCTCCCAGCGCCGCCGCCCTGGCCCGGGAGACCGGCGTCGCCTCCGAACTGGCGGCCATGGGCCTTGAGGTGCGGACCAAAGTAGGCCTGATCCTCGCCTTCGGCGACGCCGGCATCGTCAACGCGGCCGTCGCCCACTTCGCCGACGAGGACCCCATCGCCCTGTTCACCGGCCCCGACGAGACCGGCACCGGCTACCTGCTCATCCGGGGCACCAGCATCGCCCCGTGGATCGGCTTCACCCCCGGATCCGGCGTCGCCATCCAGTCGGTCAGCAACGAAACCGACGACGAGGTCGTCGTCTACGACCAGGCCACCGGCCACCTCAACGTCGCCCAGGACCACCACACGGCGGAGAACCTGCCCCAGCCCCACACCCCCTCGGGCAAGGCCAACCGCGCCGGCGCCACACACAGCGCCGTCGCCCTCCAGGGACCTCCCGGCGTCCTGTCCGGCAACCAGACCCAGATCCCCGTCCACATCCCGACCGACATCTGCGGCAACTCGCGCGGCGTCCTCAGCATCGTCTACCCGGGGTACGGCTCCACTTGTGTCAACTCGGGCTGATCCGGCCCCCGCACACACCGGCCGGCTGACACGGGAGATGCCGGCCGCGCGTCCAGCGGCCCGTGGTCCGGGTGGCCGCGGTACCCCCCCGTGCGCACGCCCCAGCGCATCGCGGTGACCACCGTCGCCGGGCGTGCCGCCATCCGGGCGAGGTCCTCGGAGAGCTGCGGGTTGGCGAGCAGACGTGCCAGCCCGAGGAGGGCGACGGCGCCGGGAGCAGAGCGCATCACTCAAGGGCGGCGCACACTGCCGCCGGTCGCCCGAGCACGGGGCCGAGTTCATCGTCAAGGACGCCAGGTTCTGGGGCGCCCCGGACGCGCAGACGGCGGAGACCGTGCCGCTACGGCACCGTCGACGCCCAGGGCCGGGACCGGCTCGATCCCGAACCGCAACGGCGCGCCGTCTGGCGGGACCACCCCGGCCGGCCACCGGTCGTGGAAGGCGCCGTCATCCGCTGCCAGGTCGAACGCCTGCCAGCAGCGGTCCACGTCGGACTCGGTGGCGCCGGTGCCCGACCACCACGGCCGGTTCACTGCAATGCCGGGCAGATCTTCGGCGGCCGGGCGGATGACGGTGCCCTCGACGACCGGCGGCTCGCCGTCATGGCCCGGCCAGGCAGCCCGTCCCGTGAGGCGGGGTGGAGCCGCTCAGATTCTCGTTCCGACATCCTGCGGGCCGTGGGTGGTGTGTACCGGGGTGGTGAGCAGGAACAGCCGGCCCGCGGCCGCGGCGGGCCGCAGGTCGGGGACGCCGGTGAACGGGCCGGTCACCAGCAACAGGACCTCGCGGGTGCGTAGCGCCCGCCACCACTCGCGCCCGGCGGTGACCGGCCGGTCGAACCACACCCGGCCGTCCGGACCGCGCACCGTCAGGCCCGGCGCACCCGCGAGCGCCGACCAGCCGGCGGCCGGAGGCCGCTCCAGGACACCCGGGTCCCGGGCCCACCCCTCCTCCACCCGCACCGGCCGCGCCTTCGCGGCGGGAACCAGCAGCACCGGACGCCGGTCCGCCGTCAATTCCGGCCATGCCCCGCACCCGGACCCCGCACTGGCAACGATCTCCACGCAACGCCCCCTGCCCCGTTCCACACCCCGGCACACGCACCCCCGGTGCCGGGTTCGCCGCCCATCATCGCGCACCGGCAGTCCCGCGGCCCCTTCATCGAGCAAGCGCCCAACCCACCCCTGAGGCGTCGAGTTGGTGTTCCCGGTCGGGCCTCCACCCCACGATGGAGCCCTGACCTGCCGACTTCGTCGGTGGACGGGATTCGCGGGAGTGTCGCGGGAATCCCAACGCGGCCGGCTACGTCGACTCGACGCCGTGTTCGGCGAGCTGAGCGAGCTGGCCCGGCGTCAGCTTCGCGCGGCGGGCTTTCTGGTTGTTGAGCCAGGTGCCCAGCGCGAAGTGCGAGACCACCACCTGCTCCTCGCCACCGGGGCCGGCCTCCACGGCCCCTTGTGCGGGCGGGGCACCCGGGCATGGCGCTCCCGCTGGACGAACTGCGCCAGCGCGGCCAGGCCCTGGGCGAACCGGTCGCCGCGGGACACCGTCGGCTTCGCCTCCGCGGCGGCCTTCGCGGCCACCAGCCCGGGGTCGGCCTCGATGCCGACCGCCGTCAGCAGGTCCCGCTGGTCCTCCTCGAGGATCGGCCAGCCGGCCCGCTGCGCCTGGACCCGGCGGCCGAGCTGCTCGCCCCCGAACACGGTGTCCAGGGGCAGCCGCGCCCAGCCGACGCGGCCGTCGGAGTCGAGCCACCAGGACAACACGGCGGGACACCCCGACCGCGATCCGGCCGGAACGCCCCGGGGAGAAATCCGGGCCGGGAGCCGTGCCCCGGCCCGAAGGCACCCTCCAAAACCCGGTCGACTGGACCGCCGGTCAATCACCCCGGGGCGAAACGGCCACCAGACAGCGCGCCGCCCGCACCGCCGAACCGGCCTCGTCGCGCGCCGTTGCTACCCGGGGAGAAACGGCACCCGCCGTCGAAGTGGCCGCGACCGGGCCCCGGCCTCCACGGTCCCCCACCCCGACGACACCGACCCGCAACCCGACGCGGTCCTGCGCATCATCTTCGATCCGGTACGCCGCTTCGGCCCGCCGGACCGCACGGACGACCTCACCCTCTCCTACGGCCCGGGCTGGACCACCACGTCCTGGTCGGCGCCGGAAGCCGGTGGCGTCCACCAGCTCCACCACCAGGGTGTGAGGGTCGGCTGGACCGGACCGCTGCGCGAGGGCCCGTGGGGACCGTGCGGCTGGATCGCGGTGATCCTGCTGGCCGACGGCCGCGCCGAGCCGCTGCTCGACGAGTCCGGCCGGCCCGTGCCCACCACGACCAGCGCACGGCCCACGACACCCTCCGCAGCGCCCGCCTGGTTCCGCCGACCGCCACCGCCCGGACCCCGGACACTGACCGCCGAGCCCGCCTCCAGGACGGTGAGGGTGCCGCGCGATCCGCTGCGGGGCGCGGCCTGCCCCGCGGCATGGACGTCCACATCCCCCTCGACCCCGCCATCTTCGGCCACGCCTGGGTGCTCTCCGGCTGGACGGTGCAGCCGGACGTCCTGGTGATCCTCGCAGAGGGCTACCCGGTCGGGTGGGTCGAGCGCGGCCTGGACGGCGGCGACGGCTGGGTCGCGGTCTACGAGGACCACTTCCTCGGCGACCCCGAAATCCAGCGGGCCGCCCTCCCACGACACCCCGGAACTGGCCGCCCGGAGTGTCCTCCAGGCCCACGTCCACAACCTCTGACAGTGATGATGTGACTGGTGGTTCCGCTGATGAGCCTGACTCGCCCTCTGACTGACGTCCACGGCCGCCGGACCGTGCCGTCCGGATCCACGTGGAGGGGGTCTCACCGGCGACCGCGGCCGACCGAAGATCTCCCCGGCACCGACCCGGCCCCCGACGCCTCCCGCGCCAGCACCGGCGCGCCGCCGGCCGGCCCGTCGGCCTCGCGGACCTGGGCGTGGCGGCGGCCGCCGGCTACGGCATCGACCTGCGCCGCCTCCTGGTCGCCGACCACCCCAGCGACCACGCCGTCGAGGTGATCACCGTGCCCGCCGCCTGCCCCGCCGTCCCCGCCGGAAGCCGATAGGCTCCGGGATTCCGGAGGCGCCTGCAACGTGAACCCGGTGGTAACCCCGCTCTCTGACGGTGACCTGGCGTTGAGCCAGCCCTCGAGTGCGCAGTTGGCGACCAGGAACTGGTCCGGGCTGTGCTCGGGGCCGGACAACAGCGGGCCTTGGGCGCACCAACTGCTGAGCGGTCATGGCCGGGCCGGGGGTCGGCCGGTCCGCGGTCGCCGTGTCGGCGACGCCGTCCCGGCCGCCTCCGACACGCCGGCCACCGATCCACCGCCCGGGGTCAGTAGCGGACGTTCGTTCCGTCGGTGCCGCCGGGAGCGTCGTAGGCGCCCGGCGGGACCGTCAGGATGGTGCCGTCGTTGCCCTTGCCACCCCGCCCGGCCGGTTCGCCGT comes from Streptomyces sp. TLI_053 and encodes:
- a CDS encoding chaplin; the encoded protein is MTDHVRVRKVTATALRHRVRLGVAALAVAALPLAALSPARAADQAPAGEAPSAAALARETSVASELAAMGLEVRTKVGLIVAFGDAGIVNAAVAHFADEDPIALFTGPDETGTGYLLIRGTSIAPWIGFTPGSGVAIQSVSNETDDEVVVYDQATGHLNVAEDHHTAENLPRPHTPSGKANRAGATHSAVALHGPDGVLSGNQTEIPVHIPINICGTAGGVVSILHPGLGAIASCTHTD
- a CDS encoding chaplin — its product is MTDHVQVRKVTATALRHRVRLGVAALAVAALPLAALSPARAADQAPAGEAPSAAALARETGVASELAAMGLEVRTKVGLILAFGDAGIVNAAVAHFADEDPIALFTGPDETGTGYLLIRGTSIAPWIGFTPGSGVAIQSVSNETDDEVVVYDQATGHLNVAQDHHTAENLPQPHTPSGKANRAGATHSAVALQGPPGVLSGNQTQIPVHIPTDICGNSRGVLSIVYPGYGSTCVNSG